From one Tetragenococcus osmophilus genomic stretch:
- a CDS encoding DUF3307 domain-containing protein — protein sequence MVDILFLHFFTGHILADYYFQTSTMAKEKETTFRYLLLHCLIYLVTMIIVILPLFNWQLFFGAFFIGLIHSFIDSCKALLNKYFEFNDLQNVLLYFTDQLLHILTILFVVTFIGLTQIDISYLLPLKELLMYFNVNLKEMLSWLVVLLLILQPSSITIRKVLDHFDPKTSDEGIANAGALIGVFERLLILLMLYANQYAAIGFVLTAKSIARYNKIAEDPKFAEYYLLGTLLSSLLVIASFTIIF from the coding sequence ATGGTAGATATTTTATTTTTACATTTTTTTACTGGCCATATCTTAGCCGATTATTATTTTCAAACTTCGACAATGGCCAAAGAAAAAGAAACCACCTTTCGTTACTTACTATTGCATTGTCTAATTTATCTAGTGACTATGATTATAGTAATTTTACCGTTGTTTAACTGGCAATTATTTTTTGGCGCATTTTTCATTGGGCTGATTCACTCTTTTATTGATTCTTGTAAAGCATTACTCAATAAATATTTTGAATTTAATGATTTACAAAATGTACTACTTTATTTTACAGATCAACTTTTACACATTTTAACCATTTTATTTGTCGTTACTTTTATAGGATTAACTCAAATAGATATAAGTTACCTGTTGCCTTTAAAAGAGTTATTAATGTATTTTAATGTTAATCTTAAAGAGATGCTATCTTGGTTAGTAGTACTGCTTTTAATTTTACAACCAAGTAGTATTACCATAAGAAAAGTACTCGATCATTTCGATCCTAAGACTTCAGACGAGGGAATCGCTAACGCAGGAGCACTTATCGGTGTTTTTGAACGCCTACTTATTTTGCTTATGCTTTATGCTAATCAGTACGCAGCTATTGGTTTTGTACTTACTGCCAAATCCATTGCTCGTTATAATAAGATAGCAGAAGACCCTAAATTTGCAGAATACTATTTGTTAGGTACACTATTAAGTTCACTGTTAGTTATTGCAAGTTTTACGATTATTTTTTAA
- a CDS encoding SDR family oxidoreductase has product MDLQIKGKTALVLASSDGLGKAIAHELANEGANVMLTSRTEENLRIAKEEIEKTATGSVSYCLLDQTKSESIATAVKTTRQTFGSISILVNNSGGPPAGSFEDFGDEDWQQAFELTLLSYIRVIRMVLPDLKENKGRILNNTSSSTKEPIDGLTLSNVFRVGILGLAKTLSQELAKDDILVNTIGPGRIQTKRVDELDQANAKKKGETKEDVQAANLSTIPMGRYGKPEEFAKVAAFLVSGANTYLTGQNLLVDGGKVKAI; this is encoded by the coding sequence TACAAATAAAAGGCAAGACTGCTTTAGTATTAGCCTCAAGTGACGGCTTGGGAAAGGCAATTGCTCATGAATTAGCTAATGAAGGGGCTAATGTTATGTTAACAAGCCGCACAGAAGAAAATCTAAGGATAGCTAAAGAAGAAATTGAAAAAACGGCTACAGGCTCTGTTTCTTATTGTCTATTAGATCAGACAAAAAGTGAAAGCATTGCAACAGCAGTGAAAACAACAAGACAAACTTTCGGTTCTATTTCAATTTTAGTTAATAACTCCGGTGGCCCACCTGCTGGAAGCTTTGAAGACTTCGGGGATGAAGACTGGCAGCAAGCATTTGAGCTTACTTTATTAAGTTATATTCGAGTCATTCGTATGGTTTTACCCGATTTAAAGGAAAACAAGGGTCGTATTTTGAATAATACTTCTTCTTCGACAAAAGAACCAATTGATGGTCTGACTTTATCTAATGTGTTTAGAGTAGGCATTTTAGGGCTTGCAAAAACATTATCCCAAGAATTAGCCAAAGATGATATATTAGTAAATACGATTGGACCAGGACGCATCCAAACAAAACGAGTGGACGAACTGGATCAAGCCAATGCAAAGAAAAAAGGGGAAACGAAAGAAGACGTACAAGCTGCCAACCTATCAACTATTCCAATGGGACGTTATGGAAAACCAGAAGAGTTTGCTAAAGTAGCTGCTTTCCTAGTTTCGGGAGCGAACACTTATTTAACAGGGCAAAATCTTCTTGTTGACGGTGGAAAAGTTAAGGCGATCTAG
- a CDS encoding carboxypeptidase M32 has product MKEQEFLTELKEMDMLQQALGILEWDTQTGMPEEASDYRGEVSSYLYGQYFAKKVGPKMTEAIDYFSQHPKELSEVGKAALSLVKEEYDREQAVPNALMVEYSKATSDAHHAWQKARKEKDFSLFQEALQENIRLTKELISYWKKEEKTDYDVLLNIYEPNMTTEVLDDVFSTVREGIIALRQKIVEEGVNPRTDFLNRKMSESQQRQFIIKVVQDLGFDLNRGRVDDTTHPFATGINHRDVRLTNRWNETDLTMGIMGLIHEAGHGVYEQNIAEKFENTPVHEGASMGIHESQSLFNELVIASRKSFWQRQYPYLQECAQGTFDDISFEDFYASLKQTQASLIRIEADSLTYILHIIIRYEIEKMIFNEEVAVEELPRIWNDKYEKYLGIRPKDDLEGILQDVHWSAAEFGYFPSYALGYMYACQLYYAMKKDIDVDEVLSSQDYTPIRQWLTQNIHQYGASKKPYQLIYDATGEKLNPQYLLDYLQEIYFAVYQINE; this is encoded by the coding sequence ATGAAAGAACAAGAGTTTTTAACAGAATTAAAAGAAATGGATATGCTACAACAAGCGTTAGGTATTTTAGAATGGGATACGCAAACGGGCATGCCAGAAGAAGCTAGTGATTATCGAGGAGAAGTTTCAAGTTATTTATATGGCCAATATTTTGCTAAAAAAGTTGGACCTAAAATGACAGAAGCAATTGATTATTTTTCCCAACATCCCAAAGAACTTTCTGAGGTAGGAAAGGCAGCTCTCTCCTTAGTTAAAGAAGAATATGACCGTGAACAAGCTGTCCCTAATGCATTGATGGTTGAATATAGTAAAGCAACTTCTGATGCGCATCATGCTTGGCAAAAAGCGCGAAAAGAAAAGGATTTTTCTTTATTTCAGGAGGCTTTACAAGAAAACATTCGTTTAACCAAAGAATTAATTTCTTATTGGAAGAAAGAGGAAAAGACCGATTATGATGTGCTGTTAAATATTTATGAGCCAAATATGACAACAGAAGTTTTAGATGATGTTTTTTCTACAGTTCGGGAGGGAATTATTGCGTTACGGCAAAAAATTGTAGAAGAAGGAGTCAACCCAAGGACTGACTTTTTAAATCGTAAAATGTCAGAATCGCAACAGCGCCAGTTTATTATAAAAGTCGTCCAAGATCTTGGATTTGATTTAAACCGAGGGCGTGTGGATGATACGACTCATCCATTTGCGACAGGCATTAATCATCGAGATGTGCGTCTAACTAACCGCTGGAATGAGACAGACCTTACAATGGGAATCATGGGATTAATCCATGAAGCAGGCCATGGGGTTTATGAACAAAATATTGCAGAAAAATTTGAGAATACCCCCGTGCATGAAGGAGCTTCTATGGGCATTCATGAGTCACAATCTTTGTTTAATGAATTAGTTATTGCTAGTCGAAAATCTTTTTGGCAGAGACAATATCCTTATTTACAAGAATGTGCCCAAGGGACTTTTGACGATATTTCTTTTGAAGATTTTTACGCTTCTCTTAAACAGACACAAGCAAGCTTGATCCGAATTGAAGCAGATAGTCTTACGTATATATTGCATATTATCATTCGTTACGAAATTGAGAAGATGATCTTTAATGAAGAAGTGGCAGTAGAAGAATTGCCGCGAATTTGGAATGACAAATATGAAAAATACTTAGGAATTCGGCCTAAAGATGACTTAGAAGGTATTTTGCAAGATGTCCATTGGTCAGCAGCAGAATTTGGTTATTTCCCATCTTATGCTTTAGGATATATGTATGCTTGTCAACTTTATTATGCAATGAAAAAAGATATTGATGTAGATGAAGTTTTAAGTTCGCAAGATTACACTCCTATTAGACAGTGGTTAACGCAAAATATCCACCAATATGGCGCTTCTAAAAAGCCATATCAACTGATTTACGATGCTACTGGAGAAAAATTAAACCCGCAATATTTACTGGATTATCTGCAAGAAATTTATTTTGCTGTATACCAAATTAATGAATAA
- a CDS encoding SatD family protein gives MSTVATHFPYIAVIGDIKDSRNLENRKASQQKFSGTLEKLNQEYQKDLAAKFTVSMGDAFQGLLKDASHLMVMLLELELNLAPIELRIGIGLGNIETQLNSENSLLNDGSCYHRARAMIEWIEKSEKQYEQASSNILLSTGGEAVHYEKLINAIFSLESAIKRKWTERQKEIVRIYLANEKNQYATAKALNIGQSSVNKALNSTDFYTFNHSLITLQDVINEL, from the coding sequence ATGTCTACAGTTGCAACTCATTTTCCCTATATAGCTGTTATTGGCGATATTAAGGATTCAAGAAATTTGGAAAATCGAAAAGCAAGTCAACAGAAATTTTCTGGAACTTTAGAAAAGTTAAACCAGGAGTATCAAAAAGATTTAGCAGCTAAATTCACAGTAAGTATGGGAGATGCTTTTCAAGGTTTATTAAAAGACGCAAGCCACTTGATGGTAATGCTTTTGGAGCTTGAATTAAATCTAGCGCCTATTGAATTACGTATAGGTATTGGCTTAGGCAATATTGAAACACAACTCAATTCAGAAAACTCTTTGTTAAACGATGGTTCTTGCTATCATCGGGCACGAGCGATGATTGAATGGATTGAAAAAAGTGAGAAGCAATACGAACAAGCTAGTTCAAATATTTTATTATCCACTGGTGGCGAAGCTGTTCATTATGAAAAACTTATTAATGCGATCTTTTCTTTAGAGTCTGCTATAAAAAGGAAGTGGACTGAAAGACAAAAAGAAATCGTTCGCATTTATTTAGCAAATGAAAAAAATCAATATGCTACAGCTAAGGCGCTAAATATTGGGCAGTCAAGCGTAAATAAAGCGCTTAATAGTACAGACTTTTATACATTTAATCATTCATTAATTACACTTCAAGACGTGATTAATGAATTATAG
- a CDS encoding HD domain-containing protein: MEKIEAIISYAQENLAEESTGHDFAHAQRTAHLAKKIIEEDGLDVERFIVIASAYLHDVIDDKVAKSPVKAQKDLQYFLQEVGCSVQEIGAIFDIIQNLSFLSEMFLSAKPLSIEGKIVQDADRLDALGAGGILRAAYFSGVYGQTIYDKNQPPQNFHTKEEYRQPTTMINHFYEKLFLLPEMMNTEYGKKEGARQKAFMQEFLEEFYKEWQI, encoded by the coding sequence ATGGAAAAGATTGAAGCGATTATTTCATATGCGCAAGAAAATTTGGCTGAAGAAAGCACGGGGCATGATTTTGCTCATGCGCAAAGAACAGCGCATTTAGCTAAAAAAATTATAGAAGAAGATGGGCTAGATGTAGAAAGATTTATCGTTATAGCTAGTGCCTACTTACATGATGTTATTGATGATAAAGTTGCAAAATCTCCAGTAAAAGCGCAAAAAGATTTACAGTATTTTTTACAAGAAGTCGGGTGTTCTGTACAGGAAATTGGAGCCATTTTTGACATTATTCAAAATTTGTCCTTTTTAAGTGAAATGTTTCTTTCAGCAAAACCTCTTTCGATAGAAGGAAAAATTGTACAAGACGCAGATCGCTTAGATGCATTAGGAGCTGGTGGCATTTTGCGGGCTGCTTACTTTAGCGGAGTATACGGACAAACTATATATGATAAAAATCAACCTCCTCAAAATTTTCATACAAAAGAAGAGTACCGCCAACCTACAACTATGATTAATCACTTTTATGAGAAGTTATTCTTATTGCCAGAAATGATGAATACAGAATATGGTAAGAAAGAAGGAGCACGACAAAAAGCGTTTATGCAAGAGTTCTTAGAGGAATTTTATAAGGAATGGCAAATTTAG
- a CDS encoding GNAT family N-acetyltransferase gives MFVLEQKIQPSLEFDEKSKENHNYLVVLNQNKPIATIRFDVYTNHTISLDRFCVKKTARKQGIGSALLKTFEKKAVELGYKYSLLSAEKQAIPFYQKNGYQVVSEEYLEYGIFCVQMKKTLKI, from the coding sequence GTGTTTGTACTCGAGCAAAAAATCCAGCCTTCTTTAGAATTTGATGAAAAATCTAAGGAAAATCATAACTATTTAGTCGTCTTAAACCAAAATAAACCTATCGCAACCATCCGATTTGATGTCTATACAAATCACACCATTTCTCTTGATCGCTTCTGTGTGAAAAAAACTGCTAGAAAGCAAGGTATAGGAAGTGCTTTATTAAAAACTTTTGAGAAAAAAGCAGTTGAACTAGGCTACAAATATAGTTTACTTTCTGCAGAAAAACAAGCAATTCCTTTCTATCAAAAAAATGGTTACCAAGTAGTCTCAGAAGAATACTTAGAATATGGAATTTTTTGTGTACAAATGAAAAAAACGTTAAAGATTTGA
- a CDS encoding DEAD/DEAH box helicase: MTFESFMLQDFINQALKENNFTQPTEVQERLIPLIQKGRDVIGQSQTGSGKTHTFLLPLIDQIEIEKNEVQVVITAPSRELAEQIYQVAKQLVAFAPSEIRIAKFVGGTDKQKQLEQLQHQQPQLAIGTPGRILDMVNERALLIHKSKAFVVDEADMTLDLGFLPEVDQIAGKFSEDIQMLVFSATIPEKLRPFLKKYLTRPVIEEIKPKTLLSETIENWLISTKGKDRKQLIYQLLTLGEPYLAVVFANTKEYVDEITEFLQNQGLKVAKIHGGIASRERKRVMRQIQHLDYQYVVATDLAARGIDIEGISHVINAELPRDLDFFIHRVGRTGRNQLKGTAITLYDPSDERAIDELEKRGIVFEPKEIKNGEVVATYDRNRRKKREKTPDELDPETIGYVKKQKKQVKPGYKKKIKQKIDKNNQEKRKIERRQQQRSAKKQKKNSNL, from the coding sequence ATGACTTTTGAATCATTTATGTTGCAAGATTTTATTAATCAAGCATTAAAAGAAAATAATTTTACACAGCCTACAGAAGTTCAAGAAAGACTAATTCCGCTCATCCAAAAAGGTCGCGACGTTATTGGGCAATCTCAAACAGGAAGCGGTAAAACGCATACTTTTTTACTTCCATTAATTGATCAAATTGAAATAGAGAAAAACGAAGTACAGGTCGTTATTACAGCTCCAAGCCGAGAATTAGCGGAACAAATTTATCAAGTTGCTAAGCAATTGGTAGCTTTTGCACCTTCTGAGATCCGCATAGCTAAATTTGTTGGAGGAACAGATAAACAAAAACAACTAGAACAACTCCAGCATCAACAGCCTCAATTAGCTATTGGAACACCCGGACGGATACTTGATATGGTAAACGAAAGGGCTCTTTTAATTCATAAAAGCAAAGCGTTTGTAGTTGATGAAGCTGATATGACCTTGGACCTTGGCTTCTTACCAGAAGTTGATCAAATCGCAGGCAAGTTTTCTGAAGATATACAAATGTTAGTTTTTTCTGCTACTATCCCAGAAAAGTTACGTCCTTTTTTGAAGAAATATCTTACTCGTCCAGTGATTGAAGAAATTAAACCCAAAACATTGCTTTCTGAAACCATTGAAAATTGGTTAATTTCCACTAAAGGAAAAGACAGGAAACAATTAATTTATCAATTACTAACCCTTGGCGAACCTTATCTAGCTGTTGTTTTTGCTAACACAAAAGAGTATGTGGATGAGATTACCGAATTTTTGCAAAATCAAGGCTTAAAAGTAGCCAAAATTCACGGAGGAATTGCTTCTAGAGAGCGTAAACGCGTAATGCGGCAAATTCAACATCTTGATTATCAATATGTGGTAGCAACGGATTTAGCTGCTCGCGGGATCGACATCGAAGGTATCAGTCATGTAATTAATGCTGAACTGCCTCGAGATTTAGATTTTTTCATTCATCGTGTAGGGCGCACAGGTAGAAATCAATTAAAGGGGACAGCTATTACCTTATATGACCCAAGTGATGAACGAGCAATTGATGAGTTGGAAAAACGAGGAATTGTTTTTGAACCTAAAGAAATTAAAAATGGTGAAGTAGTAGCAACCTATGATCGTAACCGCCGTAAAAAAAGAGAAAAAACGCCAGATGAATTGGATCCTGAAACAATTGGCTATGTTAAAAAGCAAAAGAAACAAGTAAAACCTGGTTATAAGAAAAAAATTAAACAAAAAATTGATAAAAATAATCAGGAAAAAAGGAAAATAGAACGGCGCCAGCAACAACGTAGCGCCAAAAAGCAAAAGAAAAATTCAAATCTTTAA
- a CDS encoding DNA-deoxyinosine glycosylase, with product MQTGLAPIYNENTEILILGSAPSVQSLAKQQYYGNRANRFWEVLFTSLQITDPIDYHKRIQLLLDHHIGLWDVYHSFERKGSMDHHFTEYKLNDFRNLLNKTSVKTIIANGKTAYYEIMANHLFSEQSVYCCLSTSGANNSRAQKRKMEW from the coding sequence ATGCAAACCGGCTTAGCACCCATTTACAACGAAAATACTGAAATTTTAATTTTAGGCAGTGCGCCAAGCGTTCAATCACTAGCAAAACAACAATATTATGGAAATAGAGCCAATCGATTTTGGGAAGTTCTTTTTACTAGTCTACAAATAACTGACCCTATAGACTATCATAAACGGATTCAACTGCTATTAGACCATCATATCGGCCTTTGGGATGTCTACCACAGCTTTGAACGTAAAGGAAGTATGGACCATCATTTCACCGAGTACAAGTTAAATGATTTTAGAAATCTGCTTAACAAAACCTCTGTTAAAACAATCATTGCTAATGGTAAGACAGCTTATTACGAAATTATGGCAAACCATCTTTTCTCAGAACAATCCGTTTACTGTTGTCTTTCAACTAGCGGGGCTAATAATAGCCGCGCGCAAAAGCGGAAAATGGAGTGGTAG